From the genome of Bacillota bacterium, one region includes:
- a CDS encoding nucleotidyltransferase domain-containing protein: MPDEGRASSRKRRVSSGPTNGPCKTRPDGTAHSRRDERDRWIEIARKAKERLARQIPVFEVRLYGSRARGDDTPESDVDVYIETVSLTRQQRRLVSDILWEIGFENGVVVAPVVFSREDLENGPLSASPLYRTIKREGIPV; encoded by the coding sequence ATGCCGGACGAGGGGCGCGCAAGCAGCCGGAAGCGCCGTGTGTCCTCGGGGCCCACAAATGGCCCGTGTAAAACACGTCCCGATGGCACTGCGCACAGCCGCCGCGACGAGCGGGACCGCTGGATAGAAATCGCCCGAAAAGCCAAGGAGAGGCTGGCGCGGCAAATCCCGGTCTTTGAGGTGCGCCTTTACGGGTCACGGGCGCGAGGTGACGACACCCCGGAGTCGGACGTGGATGTCTATATTGAGACCGTCTCCCTCACCCGGCAGCAGCGGCGGCTTGTGAGTGACATCCTCTGGGAGATCGGTTTCGAAAACGGCGTGGTAGTGGCACCGGTCGTTTTCTCGCGTGAAGACCTGGAGAACGGCCCACTTTCAGCCTCGCCCCTCTACAGGACCATCAAGAGGGAAGGAATTCCTGTATGA
- a CDS encoding HEPN domain-containing protein — protein MSMDANEAKRALISYRLQQASEALQDAAKLAEHQGTPRSIVNRSYYAMFYAVLALLLSVEKSTSKHSGAISAFDLYFVRAGLFPKHLSKSLHRAFELRQQSDYQEMVTVSPEDAHEAIRSADEFVAAVRTYLHDKGLA, from the coding sequence ATGAGCATGGACGCGAACGAGGCCAAGCGGGCGCTGATCTCGTACCGCCTGCAGCAAGCTTCCGAGGCATTGCAGGATGCGGCGAAACTTGCCGAGCATCAGGGCACCCCGCGAAGCATAGTAAATCGGTCGTACTACGCGATGTTCTACGCCGTTCTGGCACTCCTGCTCAGCGTCGAAAAGAGCACCTCCAAGCACAGCGGTGCCATCAGCGCCTTCGACCTGTATTTCGTGCGGGCAGGCTTGTTCCCGAAGCATCTGAGCAAGTCATTGCACCGGGCATTTGAACTTCGTCAGCAGAGTGATTACCAGGAGATGGTCACAGTATCCCCAGAAGACGCTCACGAGGCCATCAGGAGCGCAGATGAGTTCGTCGCTGCCGTCCGCACCTACCTGCATGACAAGGGGCTGGCCTGA